Within the Dermacentor silvarum isolate Dsil-2018 chromosome 8, BIME_Dsil_1.4, whole genome shotgun sequence genome, the region cccctcactgtgactgtaacgcggccgcaagcccgccgcatccaagaggcgcctacccgcgctggagcccgaaagcctcgtgatctgcgccgcttgttgcgcctctattagttcgagggtggtgttacgaacgccgagctgcattagcctgtccgtgctagccgtgaccggaatacccagtaccttcttgacgcttttccgcatcaacgtgtcaagcttgtccctttcagtcttagtccactgcagggccgaagccacatagttgatgtggctcataagaaaagcgtgatgcgccCTAGGTAGGTTCTCCTCGCCTAGGCCCcccttcttattggagactctcatgattaatctaaggatattctcggttttggcggtcagatatgcgcaatggttttggcattacagcccctggcaTCGAGCAACACTCCTAGAATGCTGATCGAATtcaccctggggatcttctggccgtcccgcgtgtacacatctatggggatctgctcgagcggcccgaacccccgaaccccctgccttgccggtctgtataacatgagctctgacttggtcgGGGAGAGTCGGAGACCCGTGCCCTCTAGAAAGGACTCGGTCACATCCAAGGCCTCCTGCAGCGCCTGTTCCACAGCCGCCTCCGAGCCTCCCGGGCACCAAAtcgtaatgtcatcggcgtacagcgcgtgtcccacatttggcacggcggccagccgcttcgagagcccgtgcattgcaatgttaaacaggaggggcgagatcaccgccccttgtggtgtgCCTCTGTTTCCTAGCGCGAATGGTTCTGATTTAGTCTGCCCCACTTTGACGACCGCCGTCCTGCCCCTCAGGAAGGACTCCACAAACGCGAAAAATCTACCGCCCAAGTTCAATGCCGAAATCTCATTTAAGATCGACACCAGTGTCGTGCGACacggtgtcgaaggctttggtcaaatctagtgcgagaattcccctgacgtctctagtcctgttgtcaataacctgtcttttaagcagtagcatgacgtcttgcgtagaaagtgaTGGTCTAAACCCTACTATATTGTACGGGAACAAACCCTCGCGCTCTATGTGTTTTGAGATCCTGTTGTGTATAACGTGCTCGGCAACTTTACCTAAACATAACGTGAGCgaaatgggccggaggttgtccaGGCTTGGGGGCTTTCCAGGCTTAGGAATCAGTACCACCGTAGCCTGCTTCCACGAGTCCGGAACATTACCTTCCTCCCATACCTTGTTGATTTCCTTCGCAATGGTGCTAATGGACCAGTCGTCTAGGTTCCTCAAGACCCGGTTGGTTATGCCATCCGGCCCAGGGGCCGACCTGCCGTTGAGATTGTGGAGGACCTCCCTGATATCTGCCTCCGAAAACGGACCATCGAGCTTTGGTGCGTCCTTCCCCACGTATTGAgggcattcctgtaattcctccttCCCTATCGGAAGATACTTCCGTGCCAGATCTCGGAGAAGGGACGCATCAGAATGACCCCCCTCTTTTTGCTTATGCACTAGCCCATCTACGGCGAGCCTCTGGTTACCCTTGGTCTGTTTATCATCGAGCAGGTGCTTAAGTAGGTTCCATTTTCCCCCCGTGCGCATTCGCCCGTCTGCTGCGGAGCAggcttcgttccattgttgtctGTTGAGCTCCAGACAGTGTGCCTCTATGCTGCGATTAAGCTCCGCGATCTTCTTTCTCAGCCTGCGGTTTAgcctttgcgttttccacctctccAGCACAGACCTCTTGGCCTCCAGGAGATGCGCCAAGCGCGCGTCCATCCTGGGGGTCTCGAGGTCCGTGGTTATTTCCTTGGTGGCCCTTTCAACGTCTCTCTTGACCTGCGCGAGCAGATCTTCCAGTACACTGTACTCCGACTCATCCTCGTCCCGTATCTTTCTGAAGAGATGCCGATCAACGTACATTGATATCCTAAGTGGGGCTGCTCTGATCCTGATTGATAACGCTACAATGTGATGGTCGCTCCCTAGATTTTCCTGCAAGTTAGTCCAGGCTGCGTCAATGTTTCTAACAAAGGCCAAATCTGGCATCGTGTCCCTCGAGACCGAGGTGCCTATCCTCGTCGGAAAGCGGGGGTCCGCCACTAGGGTCAACGCGCAGTCTTCTGCTGTGCTGACTAAGTTCACTCCCTTCGCCATTTGTCTATCATACCCCCAGGCCATgtggggggcattgaagtctcctgcCACTATCAGAGGGCTGTCACCCGCTATGGCGACTGCTCTGCCTAGGAGTCCGCGAAAACTTTGCCTCTGATCTGtcggagggctgtacacattgaggaCGAATATGCTCTGTTTGATCCTGCCACTAGGGATTATCTCAACCAGCTGCGCCTCCAATCTAGTGCTGGTATCAGCTCTGCCTATTGTGATCTCGTGCTCCTGGAAGGAAATTGCCTTCTTAACCATCATAATTACCCCTCTCCTATGGTCTCCTCTCGTCGAGACAACGCGGTAACCAGAGAAGGTCGCCTCCTCACAAAGGGAGGAGCAGGACGTGCGGTTTGTCCGCTTGTGCTTTCACAAACTGCTGTAGCGTGGTCTTTCGCCTCTGGAAGCtggcgcagttccattgccacacaaATAATCTGTCTGTGTTGTCCGCCATTTTGACTTTATTAATTTAGAATCCCCTTGAGCGCGGTGCACTTGCCCAacgcttcggaattctgctgtGTTTTCTTAACCTTACCGACCACCTTCAGTCTGGTTACGTCATCTACTTTAGCCTCCATTATCCCCATTCTGCGGTTGAGGGTAGCAATGGCCTCAGACTGTTTCTTGATGGTCTCGGATTGTTGCTCGATAGCTCCGGACTGTGTCCTAATCGCCTCCGCTAATCGATCGAGGACTTCCGCAAGCGATTCTTTCGCTGATGGTCGCGGCGGGGGTGGAAGCGGACGCGGGCGCCTCCTCCATCAGCTCCGCCGCAGCTTCAGTCGACTCGGGCGGGGGCGCTTTACGCTTTGCCTGACCTAGCACTGGTTTTAGTGCGGGTGCGGGCGACGTGCTGCCATGACCGTTCTGTGCTCTCCGAATCAATTCGAGGTCTTCCCTCAACTTACGCATTTCCGCCTTGAGCTGCGCGTTTTGCTGCTTTAAAGCCTCAAGACGCGGATCCTCCGTCTGCTCTGGCAGTGTACCATGCGTTACATTCTTTCCAGTAGTCGTCGCCGTGACCTTGTCCACCCAGGTAGGCCCCTTCTGGATGCGAACACTGGAGCGCGAGCGCCCCCTGGAACTGGAGCGCTCTCTGCTGACGGGGTGCCCCCTGGATCGGGAGCGCACTCTGCTGCAGGAGCGCTCCCTGGATCGGGAGCGCCCTCTCGTTGCCGACCGGCCCCGGGAATGGGACTCGCTTGCCACACTGGCATCACGTGATGCTGCAGCTACTTGCGCCTCCCGggcgcgccgccggcgccgccgcctccgACGTACGATGTACGGCACCTGGAAGCGCTGGCTGCATCTGCGGTCCGCCGTCGGGTGTGCGCCTCCGCAGATGGCGCACTTTGGGTCACACTGATGATCTTCTGCTGGGGAAACCATGTCGCAACCGCGGCATTTCCTTTTGTCCTCGCCGTTAGGGCAGACGTCTGCTCTATGGCCGAGCTCTCCAAACGTGTAGCAAACGTCTACTTGCCTGCGATACAGGGCGCAAGGCAACATGACTGTCCCGCATGACCACGTGATTCGGCACCCTTtgtccttcaaagagcacaacgATCGTGGGGGTCTTCTTGATTCTGCGTACTTCCAATGCCTCGGGGTTTCGGTGGTTGACGATGAGCGCCTTTAGATCGGCGTCGCTTATCCCGGGGTCCACCCCCCGCACCACACCCTTGCAGGTGTCATCCGATGCCGCAATGTATGCTGCCACGTCGAAGGGGCCCTCCTTCTTGTGGATCCTCTGGATCCTGGCGTAGGCGCGCGCACTCGCCTCATGCGGCGTGGAAAGAACTAGAATGTTCTGGATGCCATTGGGGGCACACCGTGTCATCCCGCACTTGTTCCGGCGCCAGGGCCGCCGCCATGGCCAGCGCCCGTGCGAGTTGTATCAAATCCGACTTTTTCAAGTCCAGCCCCCCTCGAGGTCGGACGATGATCTTGAATTCATCCCTCGGTAGTCTGGGGAGCCTCGAGGCGTCCACGATACGCTTCAACGCGCTCCGTGGTgcggccgtgcggcggccgcgtttctcgCCTTTTTGCTTCGCTTCGGGCCCCGGCATCCTTGGCTCGGCCGGCccgctcttcttcttccttttgccCAGCGCTGTTACCCAGCCTGAGCACTCCGCGTCCTCCGGGGTAATATCCATGCCTTCAACAATCACCACGCTTGGATTGGAGGCCATAGCACCGCTTCTCGCCGCGACTCGCCGAGCGTCACAAGCGAGCGTCTCGCCGAGCGGCCACCGTTCCGCCGTTAGGCTGAGCGCGTTAGGTTTAGCGGCGCGCCAGCCGTCAGAAAAGTCACAAAAGCACCCACCGGTGAAAGTTCGATGTCCTCCGATTCCTTGCGAGAAACCGGGTCGAATGATGGAAATGTCTAACGTGGAAGCCAAAAGAACCTGCCGAAAACATTTAACAAAGCGGGAGCCGATATTTATCCGTCCGCACTGgtcagcttcttcttcttccttcagactCCAGACGAAGTTTTGTCTTTTATTGCCTAAAACATATCTGTAGTATTCGCAGACGATTTGCATACGATCATTTTAGGCAGAAACGCGTGTGAGTTAACTAGCCTGACCATAGGAGCAGGCTGGATAGGCAGGGTCGGAGATTCGTGCGTTAGCGAACCATCTATTGTATtgccaaagaaaaaaattgaatttctgcgAATGTTGTGAGATTAGCCAAGTGTCAGCATTCTTTtcttaacatatatatatatatatatatatatatatatatatatatatttaatgatATTATTATTGAAAATCGTTGCGTCGAGCAATCGTCAGGTTGGAAGCACGTTATTGAAAGATCAAACCACTCGGAGCACAGGCTGTGTTAAAAAGCAATGTTAATCGACGCTTTCTGGAACACCGTGATATTCGTTGAagaagcttcagcgtgcgcgaTCTGTCTGCCGTGTGCATCCCAAGTGAAATTGAAGTCGACTGCGCCGCGCCTACAACGGTCACCGCGGCTTCACCGTAAGTGCGTGTTTCACGCCGTTTCTGCTCGTTGTTCACAGTGGCTGCCCTAGGTTGGCCGCGAACACGAAAACGCGGCGGCGCCGCTCTGTCTAGACCGAACAACATCTACTCCCGTAGTTTTCAGTCTCCAGCATATCAATAACAATGCGCCAgtgcgcaaaagaaaaaaaatcacaaagcGGAGGACAAAACTAGAAAACTAAGGAAGCTATCAGAACTGCTTTGAACTAGCGCTTCACAACAAAAGGTGTAGGAAATTTCCGGTTCATGTGCTTTCCTGCGCTCAGTTGTGCCGTCGTGTGGAATTTATTTAATTGTACACCAAGCTTTAAACAGCCTTCACTTTATAGCATAGCGTAATTGTATTCGCAACTTAATTGCCGATGAAATTGTTTTGTTACTTTTATTTTGCAGATTTTTCTTCTGAGTTGTGAGGAATTCGAACAATGATTAAACAATTGGTGACCGcgcaacagtgaaatttagttacagCCAGGCGAACATAAATTAACTACGTCCATAAGCCCAATGCTACTCACACTGACGAGATAACCAAATATTTTTCTGCGCTGTATACACTCGCCTTAAAGAATTTTCACGCTTACAGAAAAATACAGGCGCGTCCCTTGCGACCGGCGCTATAtgtgtcagtcttgtcgagattcatcatcatcaccatcagcctatatttatgtccactgcaggacgaaggcctatccctgcgatctacaataatccctgtcttgcgctacctgattacaacttgagcctgcaaatttcctaacttcatccccgccccctagtgttctgccgtcctcgactgcacttcccttgtcttggtatccattgtgtaactcttATGGTTcggcggttatccatcctacgcattacatcgcctgcgcaatgtcaactagaatatcggctatccccgtttgccttCTGATCCACACCACACTCTTCCTGTCCctcaacgttacgcctaacattttttgttccatcgctctttgtgcgattcctttcttctcgagcttctttgttaacctccagacccgccgtggttgctcagtggctatggtgttgggctgctgagcacgaggtcgcgggatcgaatcccggccacggcggccgcatttcgatgggggcgaaatgcgaaaacacccgtgtacttagatttaggtgcacgttaaagaaccccaggtggtaaaaatttccggagtccccggcgcgtctcataatcagatcgtggttttggcacgtaaaaccccataattcattcattaacctccaagtttctgccccatatgttagcactggtagaatgcagtgactgtacagttttcttttcaatgacagtggtaagcttccagtcaggatttgataataCCTGCCGTACGCAggccaacccaattttattcttcggtaaatttatTTGTCATGATCAGGCTCCTCTGTGAGAAACTGCTCTAGAtcaacgtactcctttacaaagcTTAGTTTACAAAGAAGTAAGCTTAGAAGcttacttctaccatcattctttagtgtttcgttcactcggtacccacgtctgaacccatatcagcggtttttgagtgttcagcttttttcgctgggtcattgtcatgatctacatgacacgcatgtcatgacctatcatttatcttcgtcatgcactcttgtaatactatgccaatttccgtacctaccaagttaacgaaaccaccgtgagagcaccaagacgtaggcggctgcttcatggcctagatgacacacatgtcatgaccgaTCATTTATGCTTATCATACAATCTTGTCATACTGTACctattttggtacataccaagttaacgaaacgaccatgacagcacaaagacataggcggctgatagatagatagacagctcgatagacagACACGGTAAAAGTTGCCaatgctcgccaagaaatgcttcgcacttaaaacatAAACACCTTTTTAAAGCCACAAACATTGCGATAGTAACCGACGCTTTGtagcaaagcgaaagcttgcgatgcgcgtCTTCGTGGCCATAGTAATACCCCTTCCGCTCCCTGGCAACTGCTGTAGAAACTCGAGAGGTGCGGCGaggcgcttgcggcgctcgttCGGCCCCCTCTCCTAGTCTACCACCGCGGCTGCTGCTTTGAACCGGACAAGTGGCGCCATCTACGGAGAGTGGCGGCCGACAGTGTCTGCTCAAGGCGCGCACCTTGCACGGATGGTGTAGCTCCGTGGAAGAGGTTTACAACACTGTAACCTCTTGCAATGAAAACCGCAACACAGGTGGTGCAACACAGGTGCTGCAGACAGGTGGTGCAATGAAAACCGCAACACACGGCCAAAGAGGGCCACATCGCTGTAGTGTTTTGTAAATGGATGTCATGCGAGTCTTGTCTCAAACTGCACGACATTCTGTTTTGAAACTTCCACTTCAACATCTGATTGAAGAAAACCTGGACGTTATTGAAATACAATACAGGAGAATTGTTGTGCATCTTGAGGAGGCCGTCTTGGAAGGCAAACTTCCAGAGGATTCTGCAACATTCTGGGCAGGGATTTTCAAGTTTGAAAGTGCCATGGGTGAAAAGCCCTACAAGGAACTTGCATTGTATTCACTGGCATGCCTTTCGTGCCCAGTGTCAAATGCAGTGGTGGACCGTGTCTTCAGTCAGGTCACTTGTGTGAAGACAAAGTACAGAAACAAGATGTCACTGAAAACTTTGGGTTCCATATTGTACGAATTCGCACAGCGTGTGCCTCCAAGACGGCTGTTGCGTGAAGTTTGCTATCACAGACGATATGCTAAGCAGGTTTCGTTCAGACATCTACGATGCTCCAAGTGATGATTAAAGGCTCATCATCATGACTAAATTTGTAAATAATAAAGTCAGTAATAACAGCTACCGAAACATCGCCGAGAAGTTGCCAAGGGGGCGTTCTACCGATTACCGTGGAAGTGGCACGAAAGTGACAGGAGGGAACGCTAGATCAGGGCTGCACGAAGTACTGCTGTCTATGCTAGCACCGGggtgctattttgtagcgatgcattttcCAATGCTAATGACTTTTCGCGCTACGTCAGAGGTCAGTGTTCCGCTCCGCCCGCGCTTTAAACGCGATCTGCTGGCCGTCAATCAACTAAGAATCTTGCTGAAGTGATCGCCGCAGAATAGCGCTCTGCTGTTGTTTCTTCAGTTAAATTTCGTGACATAAATGCGTACTTTGCTTTCTTTTGTACCCGAGGGAGGGTTGTGGCAACAGGTGCGAGGCCGGACACGCATATGCAGCGATACTTCGATCACGTAACGACGCCGTCCGTTGCGAGACCATGTCTTCTTCTCGTCTTTTCACTCGCGTTGGGAGCCGCGGCGGAAACGCGCTAACGCCATCGAGGCATCTGGCACCTCATCAACGGCACCAGCATGAAAGGATAATTTTGAATACAAGAGAGTCACGGTCTGACCTGCGGTGAGCGTGTAGCCCCAAAATAATCGCCAATACGTTCGAGCCTCCGAGGTAATTGAACGATGCCACGCACCGAAGAGAGATTGCCGCCGTTTGTGCCGTTGTTCTCCGCGGTAGGCGAAAAAATTCGAAAGCGAAGACAGAGAGTGTGTAAGAAGGCAGCCAGAGCGTCACGAGCGTTGCGAGAGAGGGAGAGTCGTCGTAGCgcctataaaaaaaaaataataaggacgGCCCTTGTTTTCttcatcagaggtggtcatagcgctagaagacacggacgagaacgagagaacagacacggacgttctcgtccgtgtcttctagcgctatgaccacctctgatgtatctaaccaactagcccaaaaagccatacttgtttTCTTCGCCGCGGAAGCGCTGGCGTAACCGAAGCGCACTGTCTAGCGCGTTGGTAGTGCCTGCGAGTTAACATACTTAAACTTCTCTGCTAGGCCTCGGGGTGGTGCAGCTGGTAACGTAGCGGTagtgttgaatttcccgcgttcatcctacaagaaagaagagaacgagcatcgggccagggtgcgcgtgagcgcgttcgaagggactagCCGGCCGTCTTGGACGTTCTGGGCCgaggtggacgctaataaacgcctgtctgagtctcgagtttttgtcggctgttccgtgtgccacgtactctaacatTTGGTGCCGAAGAAACCGGGAGGCGACAGCCGGGAGCTaccgttaaagggacactaaagagaaaacggaagttgagcttaaatggtagattatgctttcacgatcacagccataccattcttactgcaaacagatgtttaataagcgagaaaatagcgataaactgaaggataggtgctgacgccccttcgaatttcccgcactacacgttcgtgacgtcggagattacaaatgcaggccggtcgcgattggtcaagagcgatttatcgccgttaataaaacgcaaactgaaacacaccttaaacgtacataaacagcatttgccaactttttaaaccgtttcaagcgaggaagtacaagtttagcacaaaattaaataaataagaaa harbors:
- the LOC119462510 gene encoding luc7-like protein 3 → MVSPAEDHQCDPKCAICGGAHPTADRRCSQRFQVPYIVRRRRRRRRRAREAQVAAASRDASVASESHSRGRSATRGRSRSRERSCSRVRSRSRGHPVSRERSSSRGRSRSSVRIQKGPTWVDKVTATTTGKNVTHGTLPEQTEDPRLEALKQQNAQLKAEMRKLREDLELIRRAQNGHGSTSPAPALKPVLGQAKRKAPPPESTEAAAELMEEAPASASTPAATISERIACGSPRSISGGD